The Halalkalicoccus subterraneus genome contains the following window.
TACTCGGTGAAAACGCTCATCAACGTCGACGTCGTCGACGGCGAGGTCGTCATCGTCGACGAACAGGGCGACGACTGAGTTCGACCGGAACTACGACCCCGTCGTCAGGACGCCGAGCGACCACGAATCGTACACTTGAACACGCCGGTAGGTCGTTGAATAACGATAGATAACGTTGATTGTTTTTTCAGGTATATAGGAGAGCGATAGTCCCACTATCGAATAATAGCGGATGAAAGCATATATTTGGACATAAGTGGGGTTATATTCTCGACGTAGCGAAGATTGTATCAACGAATGAACAACATATATATGTGTCTTCGATTCGGAGAAAAACATCATGGTTCGAGATCACCACCGATCCGCGCGGAACCTCAATCGTCGCCGTCTTCTCCAGGGGATGGGTACCGCCGGCGTGGTCGGCGTCGCCGGCTGTCTCGGCGGCAACGGCGACGGTAACGGCGACAACGAGAGCGACGGCGGGCCGGACGTCGGGGACGGGGAGGAAGTCGATTTCGGCGATCTTCAGGAGGGGGGCACTCTCCGGGCAGCCGTCGGGGCAAACGTCTCGTCGTTCGATCCGCCCTACAGTACGGACACGACCGCGACGCAGGCCCAGAACTTCATCTTCGAGCAGCTGATCACCTCCGATCGGGCGGGAACCTACTACCCGTGGCTCGCAGAGAGCTACGAACTGGTCGAAACCCAGGACATCGACCGCACCGCCTACGCCGACTACATGACGGCCGTGAGCGCGAACGAGGACGGCGTCCTCGAAACGGACGCGCAGGTCCTCCTCCAGCACCCCGATGACGACCCCGTCGAGAGCGACGAGGTCCGCGTCATCACCCCCGAGGAGGCCTCGGCAGCCGTCGACGACGGCGTCTTCGGGATGCAGTATCGCTACCGGCTCCACGAGGGCGTCCAGTTCCACAACGGCGAGGAGCTGACCGCCGAGAACGTCGTGCTGAGCGTCGAGCGCTACGAGAACTCCGACGTTTCGGCCCAGACGTTCGACTCCCTGTTGCACGCCCGCGAGGTCGACGAGTACACGGTCGACCTGTTCGCGCAGGTCCCCGACGCGGAGGCCGAGGGCCAGCTTCCCGGAATCTACGTCTTCACGACCGAGCAGGCCGGCCTCGAGGACGGCGCGATCGATCCCCGCCAGGGCAACGAGCCGATCGGTACCGGCCCCTACCAGTTCGAGGACTTCGCCGACGAGCAGTACTACGAGCTCTCGAAGTTCAGGGACTACTGGGTCGAGGACCTGGGCATCGCCGAGAAGGAGTGGTTCGACGGTCCCGAGGGCTACCCCGACGGGCCGGTCATCGACACGATCGAGGCCGAAATCGTTCCGGACCCTGCGAGCCGCGCCGCCGCGCTGCGAAACGGCGAGATCGACGTCACGACCGGGCTGACGACCGACACCCTCGACGACTTCGACTCCTCGGAGGAGTTCCTCGTCGCCGGGATCGAGGCCGGCGGCTACGAGTACATCCAGTATCCCGTCAACATCGAGCCGTGGGACGACCAGCGTCTCCGCACCGCGGTCAACCACCTTGTCCCGCGCGAGAGCATCG
Protein-coding sequences here:
- a CDS encoding ABC transporter substrate-binding protein, encoding MVRDHHRSARNLNRRRLLQGMGTAGVVGVAGCLGGNGDGNGDNESDGGPDVGDGEEVDFGDLQEGGTLRAAVGANVSSFDPPYSTDTTATQAQNFIFEQLITSDRAGTYYPWLAESYELVETQDIDRTAYADYMTAVSANEDGVLETDAQVLLQHPDDDPVESDEVRVITPEEASAAVDDGVFGMQYRYRLHEGVQFHNGEELTAENVVLSVERYENSDVSAQTFDSLLHAREVDEYTVDLFAQVPDAEAEGQLPGIYVFTTEQAGLEDGAIDPRQGNEPIGTGPYQFEDFADEQYYELSKFRDYWVEDLGIAEKEWFDGPEGYPDGPVIDTIEAEIVPDPASRAAALRNGEIDVTTGLTTDTLDDFDSSEEFLVAGIEAGGYEYIQYPVNIEPWDDQRLRTAVNHLVPRESIVQNVLNGWARPAWTPIPELAEESGTTDPEALEEELRPANEYDPERAGEILDEVGDDLGIEYPLQVTLETNADNDDRVQMVELIAESMGQTDYFETSVETYEWNTYTTRVLDPEYPEEELIPCIGLSGTFNPESYCDALHGSANIGQCCNMTGISDQEFDDLVDAARFDPEVVEDEQLRAERYDEIWQLLADRRYSSITHFDIEAAVSNTAVTGFRMYPFDEGVYSFALYNPTEAQAMWLDREE